A window of the Miscanthus floridulus cultivar M001 chromosome 14, ASM1932011v1, whole genome shotgun sequence genome harbors these coding sequences:
- the LOC136504251 gene encoding exocyst complex component EXO70C1-like produces MDSRSQAPYKSSSFSPATTRDDGGRTREVDRNFSLGALRDKRDVPHGGSREQSIKEEDEQEEGDHGARGGGGGEGPGSGAGGGGEPDLAALSAEVDAFLAGKDEDAPVSVTEATLERFASAVELLVARSEGVEDKWAAEARGEPSALLAAITRIAALSSALGKSPEGGGKHAAAVNRVTSALHRAMAFLEEEFHGLLEDPRVPKTAGGEQGGAHEPDRCVLAPPPASDAGAGKESSPPYPAETVDRLRAMADALVAAGYVTECSQMFLVARRNAFDATLQGLGYEKSNIDDVVKMTWEALEAVIVTWTKAFRHAINVGLSTEHELCTRVFAGRHAAVGRGIFADLSRCVMLHMLSFTEAVAMTKRAAEKLFKVLDMYEAVRDASPVIEAFLSADEPAAAEHHSHHSGLAELKSEIAAVRSRLGESAAAIFRELESSIRADAGKQPVPGGAVHPLTRYVMNYLKYACEYNSTLEQVFREHHHGNGDDSNPFAAQLMEVMELLHGNLEAKSRLYKDPSLSNIFLMNNGRYMLQKIRGSPETNAMLGEAWARKQSTNLRQYHKNYQREAWSRVLGLLRDDGVLTVKGHVQKPVLKERFKQFNAAMDEIHRTQGAWVVSDEQLQSELRVSIAAVVVPAYRSFLGRFVQHFSAGRQTEKYVKLSAEDVETIIDELFDGNATSMTRRRT; encoded by the coding sequence ATGGACAGCCGGAGCCAAGCGCCCTACAAGTCCAGCAGCTTCTCGCCGGCGACCACCCGCGACGACGGCGGCAGGACCCGGGAGGTCGACCGTAACTTCTCCCTGGGCGCCCTCCGCGACAAGAGGGACGTTCCGCACGGTGGCTCCAGGGAGCAGTCCATCAAGGAGGAGGACGAGCAAGAGGAGGGTGACCATGgggcgcgaggaggcggcggcggcgagggtccGGGCTCGGGGGCAGGGGGAGGCGGCGAGCCGGACCTCGCCGCGCTGTCGGCGGAGGTCGACGCGTTCCTCGCGGGCAAGGACGAGGACGCGCCGGTGAGCGTCACGGAGGCGACGCTGGAGAGGTTCGCCTCCGCCGTCGAGCTGCTGGTCGCCAGGTCCGAGGGCGTCGAGGACAAGTGGGCCGCGGAGGCCCGCGGCGAGCCGTCGGCGCTACTGGCCGCGATCACGCGCATCGCGGCGCTCTCGTCCGCGCTCGGCAAGAGCCCCGAGGGCGGCGGCAAGCACGCCGCCGCCGTGAACCGCGTCACCTCCGCGCTGCACCGGGCCATGGCGTTCCTCGAGGAAGAGTTCCACGGGCTGCTCGAGGACCCGCGAGTCCCCAAGACGGCCGGGGGCGAGCAGGGCGGCGCGCACGAGCCCGACCGTTGCGTCCTCGCGCCTCCGCCGGCGTCGGACGCCGGCGCCGGGAAGGAGTCCTCTCCGCCGTACCCGGCGGAGACCGTGGACCGGCtccgcgccatggccgacgccttgGTGGCCGCCGGGTACGTGACGGAGTGCTCGCAGATGTTCCTGGTGGCGCGGCGGAACGCGTTCGACGCGACGCTGCAGGGGCTGGGCTACGAGAAGTCCAACATCGACGACGTGGTGAAGATGACGTGGGAGGCGCTGGAGGCGGTGATCGTGACGTGGACCAAGGCGTTCCGGCACGCCATCAACGTCGGCCTGTCCACGGAGCACGAACTGTGCACCCGCGTCTTCGCCGGCCGCCACGCCGCCGTGGGGCGCGGCATCTTCGCGGACCTGTCCCGCTGCGTGATGCTGCACATGCTCAGCTTCACGGAGGCCGTGGCCATGACCAAGCGCGCTGCGGAGAAGCTCTTCAAGGTGCTCGACATGTACGAGGCGGTCCGCGACGCGTCCCCGGTCATCGAGGCCTTCCTGTCCGCCGACGAGCCGGCGGCCGCCGAGCACCACAGCCATCACTCGGGGCTGGCGGAGCTCAAGTCCGAGATCGCCGCCGTGCGGTCCCGGCTCGGCGAGTCCGCCGCCGCCATCTTCCGCGAGCTGGAGAGCTCGATCCGCGCCGACGCCGGCAAGCAGCCGGTGCCCGGCGGCGCGGTGCACCCGCTGACCCGCTACGTGATGAACTACCTCAAGTACGCGTGCGAGTACAACAGCACGCTGGAGCAGGTGTTCCGCGAGCACCACCACGGCAATGGAGACGACAGCAACCCGTTCGCGGCGCAGCTGATGGAGGTGATGGAGCTGCTGCACGGCAACCTGGAGGCCAAGTCGCGGCTGTACAAGGACCCGTCACTGAGCAACATCTTCCTGATGAACAACGGGCGGTACATGCTGCAGAAGATCCGCGGGTCGCCGGAGACGAACGCGATGCTCGGCGAGGCGTGGGCGCGGAAGCAGTCGACCAACCTGCGGCAGTACCACAAGAACTACCAGCGGGAGGCGTGGAGCCGCGTGCTGGGGCTGCTCCGCGACGACGGCGTGCTGACGGTGAAGGGCCACGTGCAGAAGCCGGTGCTCAAGGAGCGGTTCAAGCAGTTCAACGCCGCCATGGACGAGATCCACCGGACGCAGGGCGCGTGGGTGGTGAGCGACGAGCAGCTGCAGTCGGAGCTGCGCGTCTccatcgccgccgtcgtcgtgccGGCCTACCGCTCCTTCCTCGGTCGGTTCGTGCAGCACTTCAGCGCCGGGAGGCAGACGGAGAAGTACGTCAAGCTCAGCGCCGAGGACGTGGAGACCATCATCGACGAGCTCTTCGACGGTAACGCCACGTCCATGACCAGGAGGAGGACATGA